The following proteins are co-located in the Gossypium hirsutum isolate 1008001.06 chromosome A02, Gossypium_hirsutum_v2.1, whole genome shotgun sequence genome:
- the LOC107951096 gene encoding phospholipase SGR2 isoform X8, with translation MGVMSAGTFPTFLWLKMREEELLSIWWKEYAECSEGPRGSSSFGKKLDMAEDLSSSKGSQSAQLYTFEEERVGVPVKGGLYEVDLVKRHCFPVYWNGETRRVLRGHWFARKGGMDWLPLREDVAEQLEIACRSQVWHRRKFQPSGLFAARVDLQGSTPGLHALFTGEDDTWEAWLNVDASGFSGVISFSRNGIKLRRGYSAAQSPKPTQDELRQRKEEQMDDYCSQVPVRHLVFMVHGIGQRLEKSNLVDDVGNFRHITASLAERHLTSHQRHKQRVLFIPCQWRKGLKLSGEAAVDKITLDGVRGLRVMLSATAHDVLYYMSPIYCQSIIDSVSNQLNRLYLKFLKRNPGYDGKVSIYGHSLGSVLSYDILCHQENLSSLFPMQCLYEKDSKDLECSPDMIDQSFKCSSLANLEKNDSTMMTKDIVDCLGEEILLPNPSVIEGHVEDKSSVSTKFDVAAEDPMLKSCKEDVHQSLNDFSGAHWLEETGSGETIEVDFVVSNGCLEKATEEENEEARDRDKTIKMLKEEIDSLKAKIAELESNNSEDIGENKEMLMQKPPMLQKFDQKLPLKLDDATKSYTPYIRYTKLEFKVDTFFAVGSPLGVFLALRNIRIGLGKGQDYWDEENISEEMPACRQMFNIFHPFDPVAYRVEPLVCKEYITKRPVIIPYHKGGKRLHIGFQEFTERLAARSHVVMDHFSTVRAKVLTACQSRDTDNLEGEENVEEKEETSYGSLMIERLTGSEGRIDHVLQDKTFEHPYLQAIGSHTNYWRDYDTALFILKHLYRDIPEDPNFLGESIEGSLKDENASMGWSDERETIDEELPLTFSDRDMVKNFSRKAKKFIKKP, from the exons GTGGATTTAGTTAAGAGACACTGTTTCCCCGTATACTGGAATGGAGAAACTCGGCGTGTCCTAAGAGGTCACTGGTTTGCTCGAAAAGGGGGCATGGATTGGCTTCCACTCCGTGAAGATGTAGCTGAACAATTAGAGATTGCATGTCGCAGCCAG GTATGGCATCGAAGAAAATTTCAACCATCGGGACTTTTTGCAGCTAGAGTTGATTTGCAAGGCTCTACCCCA GGACTTCATGCACTTTTTACTGGAGAAGATGATACTTGGGAGGCATGGCTCAATGTTGATGCTTCTGGTTTTTCTGGTGTTATTAGTTTCAGTCGAAATGGAATCAAGTTAAGACGTGGTTACTCTGCTGCTCAATCCCCCAAACCAACCCAG gATGAATTACGTCAAAGAAAAGAGGAACAGATGGACGATTATTGTTCTCAG GTTCCTGTTCGACACTTGGTCTTTATGGTCCATGGTATTGGTCAGAGGTTGGAGAAATCTAATTTGGTTGATGATGTTGGCAACTTTCGCCATATCACAGCAAGCCTTGCTGAGCGACACCTGACTTCACATCAACGACACAAACAGAGAGTCCTTTTCATCCCATGTCAG TGGAGAAAAGGCTTGAAGCTCAGTGGGGAAGCTGCAGTTGACAAAATCACCCTAGATGGTGTGCGGGGTTTGCGAGTTATGCTGAGCGCTACTGCTCATGATGTGTTATACTACATGAGTCCTATTTACTGTCAGAGCATTATTGACTCG GTTTCAAACCAATTAAATAGGCTGTATTTGAAGTTTCTTAAACGGAATCCTGGTTATGATGGAAAG GTTTCAATATATGGACATTCCCTGGGAAGCGTCCTCTCATACGACATCCTATGCCATCAAGAAAATCTCTCCTCCCTTTTTCCAATGCAGTGTCTGTATGAGAAAGACTCAAAAGATCTAGAATGTTCTCCTGATATGATTGACCAGTCTTTTAAATGCAGTTCTTTGGCTAATCTAGAGAAAAATGACTCAACTATGATGACAAAGGACATAGTCGATTGCCTTGGTGAAGAAATTCTACTCCCAAATCCATCTGTAATAGAAGGACATGTTGAAGATAAATCCTCAGTGTCAACTAAATTTGATGTAGCAGCTGAGGACCCTATGCTGAAAAGTTGCAAGGAGGACGTGCATCAGTCACTTAATGATTTTAGTGGAGCCCATTGGCTGGAGGAGACTGGGTCTGGGGAAACTATAGAAGTAGACTTTGTTGTCTCAAACGGTTGTTTGGAGAAAGCTACTGAGGAAGAGAACGAAGAAGCCAGAGATAGGGATAAAACAATCAAAATGCTTAAAGAGGAG ATCGATTCCCTAAAAGCAAAAATTGCAGAGTTGGAATCAAATAACTCTGAGGATATAGGTG AAAATAAGGAGATGCTTATGCAAAAACCACCTATGTTGCAGAAGTTTGATCAAAAGCTGCCACTGAAGCTAGATGATGCAACAAAGAGCTATACCCCCTATATTAGATACACAAAGCTTGAATTCAAG GTCGACACATTCTTTGCAGTGGGATCACCTTTGGGAGTGTTCCTTGCCCTTCGCAATATCCGTATTGGACTTG GCAAAGGGCAAGATTATTGGGACGAGGAGAACATATCTGAAGAGATGCCAGCTTGTCGTCAAATGTTCAACATTTTCCATCCATTTGATCCTGTAGCATATAG AGTCGAACCACTTGTTTGTAAAGAATACATCACTAAACGTCCTGTCATTATCCCTTATCATAAAGGTGGAAAAAGGCTGCATATTGGGTTTCAA GAATTTACTGAACGTTTAGCTGCTCGTTCTCATGTAGTAATGGATCATTTCAGTACTGTAAGG GCAAAAGTGCTCACAGCTTGCCAATCAAGAGACACTGACAACCTAGAAG GAGAAGAGAAtgtagaagaaaaagaagagacgTCATATGGTTCTCTAATGATTGAGAGGTTAACTGGAAGTGAAGGACGGATAGATCATGTACTTCAG GATAAAACTTTTGAACATCCGTATCTACAAGCTATTGGGTCACATAC AAACTATTGGAGGGATTATGATACTGCCCTGTTCATTTTGAAACATTTGTATCGAGATATACCAGAAGATCCCAACTTCCTGGGGGAGTCTATTGAAGGCAGCTTGAAAGATGAGAATGCATCCATGGGCTGGTCTGATGAAAGAGAGACTATTGATGAAGAACTTCCATTGACATTCTCTGACAGAGATATGGTGAAAAACTTCTCAAGGAAAGCTAAGAAATTTATAAAGAAGCCTTGA
- the LOC107951096 gene encoding phospholipase SGR2 isoform X7 — MRDSLAIEASFLQREEELLSIWWKEYAECSEGPRGSSSFGKKLDMAEDLSSSKGSQSAQLYTFEEERVGVPVKGGLYEVDLVKRHCFPVYWNGETRRVLRGHWFARKGGMDWLPLREDVAEQLEIACRSQVWHRRKFQPSGLFAARVDLQGSTPGLHALFTGEDDTWEAWLNVDASGFSGVISFSRNGIKLRRGYSAAQSPKPTQDELRQRKEEQMDDYCSQVPVRHLVFMVHGIGQRLEKSNLVDDVGNFRHITASLAERHLTSHQRHKQRVLFIPCQWRKGLKLSGEAAVDKITLDGVRGLRVMLSATAHDVLYYMSPIYCQSIIDSVSNQLNRLYLKFLKRNPGYDGKVSIYGHSLGSVLSYDILCHQENLSSLFPMQCLYEKDSKDLECSPDMIDQSFKCSSLANLEKNDSTMMTKDIVDCLGEEILLPNPSVIEGHVEDKSSVSTKFDVAAEDPMLKSCKEDVHQSLNDFSGAHWLEETGSGETIEVDFVVSNGCLEKATEEENEEARDRDKTIKMLKEEIDSLKAKIAELESNNSEDIGENKEMLMQKPPMLQKFDQKLPLKLDDATKSYTPYIRYTKLEFKVDTFFAVGSPLGVFLALRNIRIGLGKGQDYWDEENISEEMPACRQMFNIFHPFDPVAYRVEPLVCKEYITKRPVIIPYHKGGKRLHIGFQEFTERLAARSHVVMDHFSTVRNCFEQAKVLTACQSRDTDNLEGEENVEEKEETSYGSLMIERLTGSEGRIDHVLQDKTFEHPYLQAIGSHTNYWRDYDTALFILKHLYRDIPEDPNFLGESIEGSLKDENASMGWSDERETIDEELPLTFSDRDMVKNFSRKAKKFIKKP; from the exons GTGGATTTAGTTAAGAGACACTGTTTCCCCGTATACTGGAATGGAGAAACTCGGCGTGTCCTAAGAGGTCACTGGTTTGCTCGAAAAGGGGGCATGGATTGGCTTCCACTCCGTGAAGATGTAGCTGAACAATTAGAGATTGCATGTCGCAGCCAG GTATGGCATCGAAGAAAATTTCAACCATCGGGACTTTTTGCAGCTAGAGTTGATTTGCAAGGCTCTACCCCA GGACTTCATGCACTTTTTACTGGAGAAGATGATACTTGGGAGGCATGGCTCAATGTTGATGCTTCTGGTTTTTCTGGTGTTATTAGTTTCAGTCGAAATGGAATCAAGTTAAGACGTGGTTACTCTGCTGCTCAATCCCCCAAACCAACCCAG gATGAATTACGTCAAAGAAAAGAGGAACAGATGGACGATTATTGTTCTCAG GTTCCTGTTCGACACTTGGTCTTTATGGTCCATGGTATTGGTCAGAGGTTGGAGAAATCTAATTTGGTTGATGATGTTGGCAACTTTCGCCATATCACAGCAAGCCTTGCTGAGCGACACCTGACTTCACATCAACGACACAAACAGAGAGTCCTTTTCATCCCATGTCAG TGGAGAAAAGGCTTGAAGCTCAGTGGGGAAGCTGCAGTTGACAAAATCACCCTAGATGGTGTGCGGGGTTTGCGAGTTATGCTGAGCGCTACTGCTCATGATGTGTTATACTACATGAGTCCTATTTACTGTCAGAGCATTATTGACTCG GTTTCAAACCAATTAAATAGGCTGTATTTGAAGTTTCTTAAACGGAATCCTGGTTATGATGGAAAG GTTTCAATATATGGACATTCCCTGGGAAGCGTCCTCTCATACGACATCCTATGCCATCAAGAAAATCTCTCCTCCCTTTTTCCAATGCAGTGTCTGTATGAGAAAGACTCAAAAGATCTAGAATGTTCTCCTGATATGATTGACCAGTCTTTTAAATGCAGTTCTTTGGCTAATCTAGAGAAAAATGACTCAACTATGATGACAAAGGACATAGTCGATTGCCTTGGTGAAGAAATTCTACTCCCAAATCCATCTGTAATAGAAGGACATGTTGAAGATAAATCCTCAGTGTCAACTAAATTTGATGTAGCAGCTGAGGACCCTATGCTGAAAAGTTGCAAGGAGGACGTGCATCAGTCACTTAATGATTTTAGTGGAGCCCATTGGCTGGAGGAGACTGGGTCTGGGGAAACTATAGAAGTAGACTTTGTTGTCTCAAACGGTTGTTTGGAGAAAGCTACTGAGGAAGAGAACGAAGAAGCCAGAGATAGGGATAAAACAATCAAAATGCTTAAAGAGGAG ATCGATTCCCTAAAAGCAAAAATTGCAGAGTTGGAATCAAATAACTCTGAGGATATAGGTG AAAATAAGGAGATGCTTATGCAAAAACCACCTATGTTGCAGAAGTTTGATCAAAAGCTGCCACTGAAGCTAGATGATGCAACAAAGAGCTATACCCCCTATATTAGATACACAAAGCTTGAATTCAAG GTCGACACATTCTTTGCAGTGGGATCACCTTTGGGAGTGTTCCTTGCCCTTCGCAATATCCGTATTGGACTTG GCAAAGGGCAAGATTATTGGGACGAGGAGAACATATCTGAAGAGATGCCAGCTTGTCGTCAAATGTTCAACATTTTCCATCCATTTGATCCTGTAGCATATAG AGTCGAACCACTTGTTTGTAAAGAATACATCACTAAACGTCCTGTCATTATCCCTTATCATAAAGGTGGAAAAAGGCTGCATATTGGGTTTCAA GAATTTACTGAACGTTTAGCTGCTCGTTCTCATGTAGTAATGGATCATTTCAGTACTGTAAGG AATTGCTTTGAACAGGCAAAAGTGCTCACAGCTTGCCAATCAAGAGACACTGACAACCTAGAAG GAGAAGAGAAtgtagaagaaaaagaagagacgTCATATGGTTCTCTAATGATTGAGAGGTTAACTGGAAGTGAAGGACGGATAGATCATGTACTTCAG GATAAAACTTTTGAACATCCGTATCTACAAGCTATTGGGTCACATAC AAACTATTGGAGGGATTATGATACTGCCCTGTTCATTTTGAAACATTTGTATCGAGATATACCAGAAGATCCCAACTTCCTGGGGGAGTCTATTGAAGGCAGCTTGAAAGATGAGAATGCATCCATGGGCTGGTCTGATGAAAGAGAGACTATTGATGAAGAACTTCCATTGACATTCTCTGACAGAGATATGGTGAAAAACTTCTCAAGGAAAGCTAAGAAATTTATAAAGAAGCCTTGA
- the LOC107951096 gene encoding phospholipase SGR2 isoform X6, with protein MGVMSAGTFPTFLWLKMREEELLSIWWKEYAECSEGPRGSSSFGKKLDMAEDLSSSKGSQSAQLYTFEEERVGVPVKGGLYEVDLVKRHCFPVYWNGETRRVLRGHWFARKGGMDWLPLREDVAEQLEIACRSQVWHRRKFQPSGLFAARVDLQGSTPGLHALFTGEDDTWEAWLNVDASGFSGVISFSRNGIKLRRGYSAAQSPKPTQDELRQRKEEQMDDYCSQVPVRHLVFMVHGIGQRLEKSNLVDDVGNFRHITASLAERHLTSHQRHKQRVLFIPCQWRKGLKLSGEAAVDKITLDGVRGLRVMLSATAHDVLYYMSPIYCQSIIDSVSNQLNRLYLKFLKRNPGYDGKVSIYGHSLGSVLSYDILCHQENLSSLFPMQCLYEKDSKDLECSPDMIDQSFKCSSLANLEKNDSTMMTKDIVDCLGEEILLPNPSVIEGHVEDKSSVSTKFDVAAEDPMLKSCKEDVHQSLNDFSGAHWLEETGSGETIEVDFVVSNGCLEKATEEENEEARDRDKTIKMLKEEIDSLKAKIAELESNNSEDIGENKEMLMQKPPMLQKFDQKLPLKLDDATKSYTPYIRYTKLEFKVDTFFAVGSPLGVFLALRNIRIGLGKGQDYWDEENISEEMPACRQMFNIFHPFDPVAYRVEPLVCKEYITKRPVIIPYHKGGKRLHIGFQEFTERLAARSHVVMDHFSTVRNCFEQAKVLTACQSRDTDNLEGEENVEEKEETSYGSLMIERLTGSEGRIDHVLQDKTFEHPYLQAIGSHTNYWRDYDTALFILKHLYRDIPEDPNFLGESIEGSLKDENASMGWSDERETIDEELPLTFSDRDMVKNFSRKAKKFIKKP; from the exons GTGGATTTAGTTAAGAGACACTGTTTCCCCGTATACTGGAATGGAGAAACTCGGCGTGTCCTAAGAGGTCACTGGTTTGCTCGAAAAGGGGGCATGGATTGGCTTCCACTCCGTGAAGATGTAGCTGAACAATTAGAGATTGCATGTCGCAGCCAG GTATGGCATCGAAGAAAATTTCAACCATCGGGACTTTTTGCAGCTAGAGTTGATTTGCAAGGCTCTACCCCA GGACTTCATGCACTTTTTACTGGAGAAGATGATACTTGGGAGGCATGGCTCAATGTTGATGCTTCTGGTTTTTCTGGTGTTATTAGTTTCAGTCGAAATGGAATCAAGTTAAGACGTGGTTACTCTGCTGCTCAATCCCCCAAACCAACCCAG gATGAATTACGTCAAAGAAAAGAGGAACAGATGGACGATTATTGTTCTCAG GTTCCTGTTCGACACTTGGTCTTTATGGTCCATGGTATTGGTCAGAGGTTGGAGAAATCTAATTTGGTTGATGATGTTGGCAACTTTCGCCATATCACAGCAAGCCTTGCTGAGCGACACCTGACTTCACATCAACGACACAAACAGAGAGTCCTTTTCATCCCATGTCAG TGGAGAAAAGGCTTGAAGCTCAGTGGGGAAGCTGCAGTTGACAAAATCACCCTAGATGGTGTGCGGGGTTTGCGAGTTATGCTGAGCGCTACTGCTCATGATGTGTTATACTACATGAGTCCTATTTACTGTCAGAGCATTATTGACTCG GTTTCAAACCAATTAAATAGGCTGTATTTGAAGTTTCTTAAACGGAATCCTGGTTATGATGGAAAG GTTTCAATATATGGACATTCCCTGGGAAGCGTCCTCTCATACGACATCCTATGCCATCAAGAAAATCTCTCCTCCCTTTTTCCAATGCAGTGTCTGTATGAGAAAGACTCAAAAGATCTAGAATGTTCTCCTGATATGATTGACCAGTCTTTTAAATGCAGTTCTTTGGCTAATCTAGAGAAAAATGACTCAACTATGATGACAAAGGACATAGTCGATTGCCTTGGTGAAGAAATTCTACTCCCAAATCCATCTGTAATAGAAGGACATGTTGAAGATAAATCCTCAGTGTCAACTAAATTTGATGTAGCAGCTGAGGACCCTATGCTGAAAAGTTGCAAGGAGGACGTGCATCAGTCACTTAATGATTTTAGTGGAGCCCATTGGCTGGAGGAGACTGGGTCTGGGGAAACTATAGAAGTAGACTTTGTTGTCTCAAACGGTTGTTTGGAGAAAGCTACTGAGGAAGAGAACGAAGAAGCCAGAGATAGGGATAAAACAATCAAAATGCTTAAAGAGGAG ATCGATTCCCTAAAAGCAAAAATTGCAGAGTTGGAATCAAATAACTCTGAGGATATAGGTG AAAATAAGGAGATGCTTATGCAAAAACCACCTATGTTGCAGAAGTTTGATCAAAAGCTGCCACTGAAGCTAGATGATGCAACAAAGAGCTATACCCCCTATATTAGATACACAAAGCTTGAATTCAAG GTCGACACATTCTTTGCAGTGGGATCACCTTTGGGAGTGTTCCTTGCCCTTCGCAATATCCGTATTGGACTTG GCAAAGGGCAAGATTATTGGGACGAGGAGAACATATCTGAAGAGATGCCAGCTTGTCGTCAAATGTTCAACATTTTCCATCCATTTGATCCTGTAGCATATAG AGTCGAACCACTTGTTTGTAAAGAATACATCACTAAACGTCCTGTCATTATCCCTTATCATAAAGGTGGAAAAAGGCTGCATATTGGGTTTCAA GAATTTACTGAACGTTTAGCTGCTCGTTCTCATGTAGTAATGGATCATTTCAGTACTGTAAGG AATTGCTTTGAACAGGCAAAAGTGCTCACAGCTTGCCAATCAAGAGACACTGACAACCTAGAAG GAGAAGAGAAtgtagaagaaaaagaagagacgTCATATGGTTCTCTAATGATTGAGAGGTTAACTGGAAGTGAAGGACGGATAGATCATGTACTTCAG GATAAAACTTTTGAACATCCGTATCTACAAGCTATTGGGTCACATAC AAACTATTGGAGGGATTATGATACTGCCCTGTTCATTTTGAAACATTTGTATCGAGATATACCAGAAGATCCCAACTTCCTGGGGGAGTCTATTGAAGGCAGCTTGAAAGATGAGAATGCATCCATGGGCTGGTCTGATGAAAGAGAGACTATTGATGAAGAACTTCCATTGACATTCTCTGACAGAGATATGGTGAAAAACTTCTCAAGGAAAGCTAAGAAATTTATAAAGAAGCCTTGA
- the LOC107951096 gene encoding phospholipase SGR2 isoform X10, with translation MVDLVKRHCFPVYWNGETRRVLRGHWFARKGGMDWLPLREDVAEQLEIACRSQVWHRRKFQPSGLFAARVDLQGSTPGLHALFTGEDDTWEAWLNVDASGFSGVISFSRNGIKLRRGYSAAQSPKPTQDELRQRKEEQMDDYCSQVPVRHLVFMVHGIGQRLEKSNLVDDVGNFRHITASLAERHLTSHQRHKQRVLFIPCQWRKGLKLSGEAAVDKITLDGVRGLRVMLSATAHDVLYYMSPIYCQSIIDSVSNQLNRLYLKFLKRNPGYDGKVSIYGHSLGSVLSYDILCHQENLSSLFPMQCLYEKDSKDLECSPDMIDQSFKCSSLANLEKNDSTMMTKDIVDCLGEEILLPNPSVIEGHVEDKSSVSTKFDVAAEDPMLKSCKEDVHQSLNDFSGAHWLEETGSGETIEVDFVVSNGCLEKATEEENEEARDRDKTIKMLKEEIDSLKAKIAELESNNSEDIGENKEMLMQKPPMLQKFDQKLPLKLDDATKSYTPYIRYTKLEFKVDTFFAVGSPLGVFLALRNIRIGLGKGQDYWDEENISEEMPACRQMFNIFHPFDPVAYRVEPLVCKEYITKRPVIIPYHKGGKRLHIGFQEFTERLAARSHVVMDHFSTVRNCFEQAKVLTACQSRDTDNLEGEENVEEKEETSYGSLMIERLTGSEGRIDHVLQDKTFEHPYLQAIGSHTNYWRDYDTALFILKHLYRDIPEDPNFLGESIEGSLKDENASMGWSDERETIDEELPLTFSDRDMVKNFSRKAKKFIKKP, from the exons GTGGATTTAGTTAAGAGACACTGTTTCCCCGTATACTGGAATGGAGAAACTCGGCGTGTCCTAAGAGGTCACTGGTTTGCTCGAAAAGGGGGCATGGATTGGCTTCCACTCCGTGAAGATGTAGCTGAACAATTAGAGATTGCATGTCGCAGCCAG GTATGGCATCGAAGAAAATTTCAACCATCGGGACTTTTTGCAGCTAGAGTTGATTTGCAAGGCTCTACCCCA GGACTTCATGCACTTTTTACTGGAGAAGATGATACTTGGGAGGCATGGCTCAATGTTGATGCTTCTGGTTTTTCTGGTGTTATTAGTTTCAGTCGAAATGGAATCAAGTTAAGACGTGGTTACTCTGCTGCTCAATCCCCCAAACCAACCCAG gATGAATTACGTCAAAGAAAAGAGGAACAGATGGACGATTATTGTTCTCAG GTTCCTGTTCGACACTTGGTCTTTATGGTCCATGGTATTGGTCAGAGGTTGGAGAAATCTAATTTGGTTGATGATGTTGGCAACTTTCGCCATATCACAGCAAGCCTTGCTGAGCGACACCTGACTTCACATCAACGACACAAACAGAGAGTCCTTTTCATCCCATGTCAG TGGAGAAAAGGCTTGAAGCTCAGTGGGGAAGCTGCAGTTGACAAAATCACCCTAGATGGTGTGCGGGGTTTGCGAGTTATGCTGAGCGCTACTGCTCATGATGTGTTATACTACATGAGTCCTATTTACTGTCAGAGCATTATTGACTCG GTTTCAAACCAATTAAATAGGCTGTATTTGAAGTTTCTTAAACGGAATCCTGGTTATGATGGAAAG GTTTCAATATATGGACATTCCCTGGGAAGCGTCCTCTCATACGACATCCTATGCCATCAAGAAAATCTCTCCTCCCTTTTTCCAATGCAGTGTCTGTATGAGAAAGACTCAAAAGATCTAGAATGTTCTCCTGATATGATTGACCAGTCTTTTAAATGCAGTTCTTTGGCTAATCTAGAGAAAAATGACTCAACTATGATGACAAAGGACATAGTCGATTGCCTTGGTGAAGAAATTCTACTCCCAAATCCATCTGTAATAGAAGGACATGTTGAAGATAAATCCTCAGTGTCAACTAAATTTGATGTAGCAGCTGAGGACCCTATGCTGAAAAGTTGCAAGGAGGACGTGCATCAGTCACTTAATGATTTTAGTGGAGCCCATTGGCTGGAGGAGACTGGGTCTGGGGAAACTATAGAAGTAGACTTTGTTGTCTCAAACGGTTGTTTGGAGAAAGCTACTGAGGAAGAGAACGAAGAAGCCAGAGATAGGGATAAAACAATCAAAATGCTTAAAGAGGAG ATCGATTCCCTAAAAGCAAAAATTGCAGAGTTGGAATCAAATAACTCTGAGGATATAGGTG AAAATAAGGAGATGCTTATGCAAAAACCACCTATGTTGCAGAAGTTTGATCAAAAGCTGCCACTGAAGCTAGATGATGCAACAAAGAGCTATACCCCCTATATTAGATACACAAAGCTTGAATTCAAG GTCGACACATTCTTTGCAGTGGGATCACCTTTGGGAGTGTTCCTTGCCCTTCGCAATATCCGTATTGGACTTG GCAAAGGGCAAGATTATTGGGACGAGGAGAACATATCTGAAGAGATGCCAGCTTGTCGTCAAATGTTCAACATTTTCCATCCATTTGATCCTGTAGCATATAG AGTCGAACCACTTGTTTGTAAAGAATACATCACTAAACGTCCTGTCATTATCCCTTATCATAAAGGTGGAAAAAGGCTGCATATTGGGTTTCAA GAATTTACTGAACGTTTAGCTGCTCGTTCTCATGTAGTAATGGATCATTTCAGTACTGTAAGG AATTGCTTTGAACAGGCAAAAGTGCTCACAGCTTGCCAATCAAGAGACACTGACAACCTAGAAG GAGAAGAGAAtgtagaagaaaaagaagagacgTCATATGGTTCTCTAATGATTGAGAGGTTAACTGGAAGTGAAGGACGGATAGATCATGTACTTCAG GATAAAACTTTTGAACATCCGTATCTACAAGCTATTGGGTCACATAC AAACTATTGGAGGGATTATGATACTGCCCTGTTCATTTTGAAACATTTGTATCGAGATATACCAGAAGATCCCAACTTCCTGGGGGAGTCTATTGAAGGCAGCTTGAAAGATGAGAATGCATCCATGGGCTGGTCTGATGAAAGAGAGACTATTGATGAAGAACTTCCATTGACATTCTCTGACAGAGATATGGTGAAAAACTTCTCAAGGAAAGCTAAGAAATTTATAAAGAAGCCTTGA